A genomic window from Sphingobacterium spiritivorum includes:
- a CDS encoding CBM96 family carbohydrate-binding protein, with protein MKKIKHIITHSLLGMSILVLLFSCEIQESFDYEHAPDNSKLNMSALAYIKGNESLSMFAEAVERTQFASFYEGTTPATFIVPNNQAFTAYLKENGYVSIAAIPLPILKNILRYHIVKSVVNFNDPALAPSNRPIAYTTENGQIMYLSHTSTYVGLINEGTNRQWQIRTSNLVPDNGVIHVVNFVVFYSAPTGDANAVNPNLLQDTIFPKQDSYVNGGIESTKNFGTNTLLKIKNVSNNGDYDRKAFLMFDFADFKKQGVVTDLKLQLAVSFTAAKGVDLNLFETPSTSWVEASLNFTNAVFPTSPRIASIKTSKVSTFKFDLTDYYKERKPTGLKSFMLDGQPGSDETDEIASKEHPTLAKPMLIATLATGDSELVLQKQQDFEVSNGGMYVLSNDNLKVDGASAADIIYTIDDLPAFGWFIKGAEVLKKGSRFSQLDLDLKNVVFIHNGETLGTKSLLLTARDKAGAVLEDIKINIIAK; from the coding sequence ATGAAAAAGATAAAACATATAATTACGCATTCCCTGTTGGGGATGAGTATATTGGTTTTGCTCTTCAGTTGTGAAATCCAGGAAAGCTTTGACTATGAACATGCCCCGGACAACAGTAAACTGAATATGTCTGCATTGGCCTATATCAAAGGAAATGAATCTCTTTCGATGTTTGCAGAGGCTGTAGAACGGACTCAGTTTGCATCGTTCTATGAAGGTACCACTCCTGCAACATTTATTGTTCCCAATAATCAGGCATTTACGGCTTATCTGAAAGAGAATGGATATGTTAGCATCGCCGCTATTCCGCTTCCGATATTAAAAAATATACTACGGTATCATATTGTCAAGAGTGTAGTTAATTTTAATGATCCGGCTTTAGCACCCAGCAACAGACCTATTGCTTATACTACAGAAAACGGCCAGATTATGTACTTGTCGCATACCAGTACCTATGTCGGGCTGATCAACGAAGGTACAAACAGACAATGGCAGATCCGGACGTCCAATCTGGTGCCTGATAACGGTGTTATTCATGTTGTAAATTTTGTTGTTTTCTATTCTGCACCTACGGGTGATGCCAATGCTGTCAATCCGAATCTGTTGCAGGACACTATTTTTCCGAAACAGGATAGCTATGTTAATGGCGGGATTGAATCAACCAAAAACTTTGGTACAAATACATTATTGAAAATCAAGAATGTAAGCAATAACGGTGACTACGACCGTAAGGCTTTTTTGATGTTTGACTTCGCAGATTTCAAGAAACAAGGTGTAGTGACAGATCTTAAATTGCAACTGGCTGTATCTTTTACAGCAGCGAAAGGAGTTGATCTCAATCTGTTTGAAACGCCTAGTACTTCGTGGGTAGAGGCTTCGCTGAATTTCACCAATGCCGTGTTCCCTACATCTCCGCGTATTGCATCGATCAAGACGAGTAAAGTCAGTACGTTCAAATTTGACCTTACGGATTACTACAAAGAGCGTAAACCCACAGGATTGAAGTCTTTCATGCTGGATGGTCAGCCGGGATCTGACGAAACCGATGAAATCGCATCTAAGGAACATCCTACATTGGCGAAGCCGATGTTGATTGCTACTCTGGCGACTGGAGATTCTGAACTGGTGTTGCAAAAACAGCAGGATTTTGAAGTCAGCAATGGTGGAATGTATGTGCTTTCTAATGATAATCTCAAAGTTGACGGCGCATCGGCCGCTGATATTATCTATACTATTGATGACCTGCCTGCTTTCGGATGGTTTATAAAAGGTGCAGAGGTGCTGAAAAAAGGAAGTCGTTTTTCGCAGCTGGATTTAGATCTTAAGAATGTGGTATTTATCCATAATGGCGAAACTTTAGGAACTAAAAGTCTACTGCTGACTGCCCGTGATAAAGCGGGTGCTGTACTGGAAGATATCAAAATCAATATTATAGCGAAGTAA
- a CDS encoding glycoside hydrolase family 16 protein: MKWYSLKFSALAFVVFLVNCGGSSVEVDKPVVPTDRVISFSGMDWIVRTTNNRTEGPGPNRFSDSDKNVWVDGTNRLHLKIRQEGGNWYCAGVTAKKSMGYGKYIFYIGSDINQLDKNVVAGLFTYLNDEEEIDIEFSKWAVADNVNAQFVSQPSTIAGNKVRFDIAPNLGQTQHYFDWQEKQIAFASSYTDSKGLSQPIHEWIYTGKQIPKEKNEKLKLNLWLFRGQMPSDLKEQEIVIDSVRFVKQ, translated from the coding sequence ATGAAATGGTATAGCTTAAAATTCAGCGCTCTCGCATTTGTCGTATTTCTGGTAAACTGCGGAGGGTCATCTGTAGAAGTGGACAAACCTGTTGTGCCTACGGACCGGGTGATCAGTTTCTCGGGTATGGATTGGATTGTTCGTACTACGAATAATAGAACAGAAGGTCCTGGGCCTAACCGGTTTTCAGACTCAGATAAAAATGTCTGGGTAGACGGGACAAACCGCTTACACCTCAAAATAAGACAGGAGGGAGGCAACTGGTATTGTGCCGGTGTGACGGCTAAAAAGTCTATGGGATATGGTAAATACATCTTTTACATCGGCTCGGATATTAATCAGCTGGATAAGAATGTTGTGGCAGGACTTTTTACTTACCTGAATGATGAGGAGGAGATCGATATCGAGTTTTCAAAATGGGCTGTAGCGGATAACGTAAATGCTCAGTTTGTGTCCCAACCATCTACAATAGCAGGAAATAAAGTGCGCTTTGATATTGCTCCCAATCTGGGACAAACGCAGCATTACTTTGACTGGCAGGAGAAGCAGATTGCTTTTGCCAGCAGTTATACGGATAGCAAGGGTTTATCCCAACCGATTCATGAATGGATCTATACCGGAAAGCAGATTCCGAAAGAAAAGAATGAGAAGTTGAAACTGAATCTGTGGTTGTTCCGCGGACAAATGCCTTCTGATCTTAAAGAACAGGAAATAGTGATAGATAGTGTCCGTTTTGTAAAACAATAG
- a CDS encoding 6-phosphogluconolactonase has product MLLEKLNIDVADTAQEIGERAGKAIEAALVELQTKKDEIRVIFAAAPSQDFMLDYLAKSTKIEWSKIVAFNMDEYLELETDASQLFSNYLENRLFRHIHPKRKYFINPDQPAAEEIARISALISVAPIDVVCLGIGQNGHIAFNDPPVADFEDSHIIKQVELDEVCRMQQVVDECFATIEDVPKYALTLTIPTIMDANQLFCVVVGEHKREAVKHTLNSPINTEWPSTILRKHKDCHFFFDRKAYPAT; this is encoded by the coding sequence ATGCTTTTAGAGAAATTGAATATTGATGTTGCCGATACTGCACAGGAGATAGGTGAACGGGCAGGGAAGGCTATAGAAGCCGCACTTGTGGAATTGCAAACAAAGAAGGATGAGATTCGGGTAATCTTTGCTGCTGCCCCTTCACAGGATTTTATGCTCGATTACCTTGCTAAATCAACAAAAATTGAATGGTCAAAAATTGTAGCGTTTAATATGGACGAGTATCTGGAACTGGAAACCGATGCTTCCCAGCTTTTTTCAAATTATCTGGAAAACAGATTGTTCAGACATATTCATCCGAAAAGGAAATATTTTATAAATCCGGATCAGCCGGCAGCTGAGGAGATTGCGCGGATATCAGCACTGATCAGCGTGGCACCTATAGATGTAGTGTGTCTGGGTATAGGTCAGAATGGTCATATTGCTTTTAATGATCCGCCTGTAGCTGATTTTGAAGATAGTCATATTATTAAACAGGTTGAATTGGATGAAGTCTGTCGTATGCAGCAGGTGGTAGATGAGTGTTTCGCAACTATTGAAGATGTGCCTAAGTATGCACTGACCTTAACGATCCCGACCATTATGGATGCAAATCAGTTGTTTTGTGTAGTAGTAGGAGAGCATAAAAGAGAAGCGGTGAAGCATACGCTGAACTCTCCGATCAATACAGAATGGCCTTCTACTATTTTAAGAAAGCATAAAGACTGTCATTTCTTTTTTGACCGGAAGGCATATCCAGCAACATAA
- a CDS encoding ATP-binding protein produces METLLLEFQTKIARISLDIQRYLVHQMDLNNRLIVVKGARGAGKTTLLLQLAKLYLPLQSTLYVSLDHIYFFENKLYDLAKHFAQFGGTHLLLDEVHKYPNWSREIKLIYDNFPELNVIFTSSSLLEIYKSESDLSRRAVGYYLKELSFREFIIFETKKVFPVHSLSKILENQNVIATEVLNELKPLPLFEKYLKTGAYPYYKENEDLYIQKLQNTINLIIEIDINAVEDLQYDTLVKLKKLLITVASSAPFTPNITKLSEKVGVSRNMLVQSIKILERAGLVNELYKDNSGIGVLTKPEKLYLNNSNLMYALAKENTNIGNVRETFFLNQFKGLHEINLSETADFVIDKRYRFEIGGKNKTKKQIANIENAYVAKDGIEIGFGNIIPVWLFGFMY; encoded by the coding sequence ATGGAGACATTATTATTAGAATTTCAGACAAAAATAGCGCGTATATCCCTGGATATACAACGTTATCTGGTCCATCAAATGGATCTGAATAATCGTCTTATTGTAGTAAAAGGAGCCAGAGGTGCCGGAAAAACTACCTTGCTTCTGCAATTGGCCAAGCTATATTTGCCGTTACAATCGACGCTGTATGTAAGTTTAGATCATATTTATTTTTTTGAGAACAAGCTGTATGATCTCGCAAAGCATTTTGCTCAATTCGGAGGAACACATTTACTCCTTGACGAGGTTCACAAATACCCCAACTGGTCAAGAGAGATAAAACTTATTTACGATAACTTTCCTGAGCTTAACGTTATCTTCACTTCATCATCACTACTGGAAATTTATAAATCCGAGTCAGATCTGAGTCGCAGAGCTGTCGGTTATTATCTGAAAGAGCTTTCCTTCAGAGAGTTTATCATATTTGAAACAAAAAAAGTATTTCCCGTTCATTCGCTTTCAAAGATTTTAGAAAACCAAAATGTTATTGCTACGGAAGTATTAAATGAACTAAAACCCTTACCGCTATTTGAAAAATATCTGAAAACGGGAGCTTACCCCTATTACAAAGAGAATGAAGATCTATACATTCAGAAATTACAAAACACAATTAATCTGATTATTGAAATAGATATCAATGCAGTAGAAGATTTACAATATGATACCTTGGTGAAATTGAAGAAATTGCTCATTACCGTTGCTTCGAGTGCACCATTTACGCCCAATATTACCAAACTGAGTGAAAAAGTCGGTGTTTCCCGTAACATGCTGGTACAAAGCATAAAAATTCTGGAACGTGCCGGACTCGTCAATGAATTGTACAAAGACAATTCAGGAATCGGGGTATTGACCAAGCCAGAAAAATTGTATCTGAACAACAGCAATCTGATGTATGCACTGGCAAAAGAAAACACCAATATAGGAAATGTCAGAGAAACGTTTTTCTTAAATCAATTTAAAGGCTTGCATGAGATAAACCTTTCAGAAACAGCAGATTTTGTGATCGATAAAAGGTATAGATTTGAAATCGGAGGCAAAAACAAAACCAAGAAACAAATAGCAAATATAGAAAATGCTTACGTTGCGAAAGACGGTATTGAAATAGGTTTTGGAAATATCATTCCGGTATGGCTTTTTGGTTTTATGTATTAG